In a single window of the Nitrospinota bacterium genome:
- the bioB gene encoding biotin synthase BioB yields the protein MRIDFIDRLIDNALSGEGISRADALEMGTLTHEELDTLFEGTNKIREAFKGQDVKICSIVNAKSGKCVEDCSFCAQSSSFETDSPEYELMSVDEIVAAAKEAEAFGSNEFSIVTSGTAMDDRQELDKIIEAVKRIKAETNLETCCSIGLMGLEHLKELKAAGLDRCHHNLETAASHFDKIVTTHSYEDEIRAVENAKEAGLQVCVGGIFGMGETHAQRVELAFDIKALGTQSFPINFLKPIEGTGLDHLQVMDHYEALATIALLRLILPKMDLFVCGGREEIFTDRQETLFAAGANGILGGNYLTTKGQDPKKDIEMIESLGLRPVYESA from the coding sequence ATGAGAATAGACTTTATCGACCGACTGATCGACAACGCCCTGAGTGGGGAGGGCATCTCCCGTGCCGATGCCTTGGAAATGGGAACCTTGACTCACGAAGAACTGGATACCCTGTTTGAAGGTACCAACAAAATCCGCGAAGCCTTTAAGGGTCAGGATGTAAAAATCTGCTCCATCGTCAATGCCAAATCAGGAAAATGTGTGGAAGATTGCTCCTTTTGCGCACAATCCAGTAGTTTTGAAACCGATTCCCCTGAGTATGAATTGATGAGCGTCGATGAAATCGTCGCCGCCGCAAAGGAAGCAGAGGCGTTCGGTTCCAACGAGTTTTCCATTGTCACGTCAGGCACCGCAATGGATGACCGGCAGGAACTCGATAAAATCATCGAAGCCGTCAAGCGGATCAAAGCCGAGACCAACCTGGAAACCTGCTGTTCCATCGGGCTGATGGGTCTCGAGCATTTAAAGGAATTGAAGGCCGCCGGGCTGGACCGTTGTCATCACAACCTGGAAACCGCCGCCAGCCATTTCGATAAAATCGTCACCACGCATAGCTATGAAGATGAAATCCGCGCCGTAGAAAACGCCAAGGAAGCGGGATTGCAAGTTTGTGTTGGCGGTATTTTTGGAATGGGGGAAACCCACGCCCAACGAGTCGAGCTTGCTTTCGATATCAAAGCGCTGGGTACACAATCGTTTCCGATCAACTTTCTCAAGCCGATCGAGGGAACCGGGCTGGACCATTTACAGGTCATGGACCATTACGAAGCACTCGCAACCATCGCTCTCTTGAGGCTGATCCTTCCTAAAATGGATTTGTTTGTCTGCGGCGGACGCGAAGAAATATTCACCGATCGACAGGAAACACTTTTTGCGGCGGGCGCCAACGGAATTCTGGGAGGAAACTATCTCACCACCAAGGGCCAGGACCCCAAAAAAGATATTGAGATGATAGAAAGCCTGGGTCTGCGTCCGGTTTACGAATCGGCATAG
- a CDS encoding thioredoxin domain-containing protein, whose protein sequence is MNEPTYTNQLVHEKSPYLLQHAHNPVNWYAWGEEPFKIAREKNIPVLVSIGYATCHWCHVMERESFEDPDLAQVLNSHFISIKVDREERPDIDSIYMQAVQNLGQQGGWPLNVFVTPDGIPFYGGTYFPPEGKFNLPSFEDVLRFLTNTWQNEYEKVEKQGAALIQAIRNSSAKETKTGSLDTLDFDGEDKAAELFGRHYDTLNHGFAFQQQNKFPASMGLSLLLRHYHRTGEAHSLTMTENTLRAMKNGGIYDQIGGGLSRYSTDYKWLVPHFEKMLYDNALFVNALIETYQVTGKQDFADYANDVLQYIDRDMTSAEGAFFSAEDADSEGVEGKFYVWSLEEVEKLLGRKTASIATPYYDVTARGNFEGKNILNVKQTIPELAKELRIEESTVREELDKAREQLLGVRGKRIRPLLDDKVLTSWNGLMISAMAKTGRILDDASRIEKAEKAMRFILTELRQPDGKLLRRYRDGEGRYDGYLFDYTSIAVACLDLYEATYNGDYIRHARDLMQQVEEKFASEGAYYETASDAENLIVRQISGYDGVEPSGNSNAALAFLKLSALLADPTLAANAEKIFTSFHEDVMEYGLNSAFMMQALHLYLGGLKEVAIVGPRNHPSTEEMLKVIRGGFFPNAVFAFSYADDVDKTAVNIPLLAGRKLVDGKATAYVCRQGTCLAPVTSVTELIKLLAYE, encoded by the coding sequence ATGAACGAGCCTACTTACACCAATCAACTCGTACACGAAAAGAGTCCCTACCTCCTCCAGCACGCGCACAACCCGGTGAACTGGTACGCCTGGGGGGAAGAGCCTTTTAAAATCGCCAGGGAAAAAAATATCCCGGTGCTGGTCTCAATCGGCTACGCCACCTGCCACTGGTGCCACGTCATGGAACGGGAATCGTTTGAAGACCCGGACCTGGCCCAGGTACTGAACAGCCATTTCATCAGCATCAAGGTGGATCGCGAAGAACGCCCGGACATCGACAGCATTTACATGCAGGCGGTGCAAAACCTGGGGCAACAGGGCGGCTGGCCGCTGAACGTATTTGTCACGCCGGACGGCATTCCTTTTTACGGAGGCACCTATTTCCCGCCGGAGGGCAAATTCAACCTGCCCTCTTTCGAGGATGTCCTGCGTTTTCTCACCAATACCTGGCAAAACGAATATGAAAAGGTGGAAAAGCAGGGCGCGGCCTTGATTCAGGCCATTCGCAATTCCTCCGCCAAGGAAACCAAAACGGGATCGCTCGATACGCTGGATTTCGACGGCGAGGACAAAGCGGCGGAACTCTTTGGTCGCCATTACGATACGCTGAACCACGGCTTTGCTTTTCAACAACAAAACAAGTTCCCAGCGTCGATGGGGCTCTCCCTGCTGTTGCGTCATTATCACCGAACCGGCGAGGCACACAGCCTGACGATGACAGAAAACACTTTGCGGGCCATGAAAAACGGCGGCATCTACGACCAGATCGGCGGTGGCCTGTCCCGCTACAGTACCGACTACAAATGGCTGGTGCCGCATTTTGAAAAAATGCTCTACGACAACGCCCTGTTTGTCAACGCGTTGATCGAAACCTATCAGGTGACCGGAAAACAGGATTTCGCAGATTACGCCAACGATGTCCTGCAATACATCGACCGCGACATGACGTCTGCCGAGGGCGCTTTCTTCAGCGCCGAAGATGCAGACAGCGAAGGGGTGGAGGGAAAATTTTACGTCTGGAGCCTGGAGGAAGTCGAAAAACTTCTGGGCCGTAAAACCGCCAGCATCGCCACCCCCTACTATGACGTGACCGCCAGAGGCAACTTCGAAGGCAAGAATATCCTCAATGTTAAACAAACCATCCCCGAACTGGCCAAGGAACTACGCATCGAAGAATCGACTGTCCGGGAGGAACTGGATAAGGCGCGCGAACAGTTGCTAGGGGTTCGCGGCAAACGCATCCGCCCCCTGCTGGATGACAAAGTCCTCACTTCCTGGAATGGACTGATGATCTCGGCGATGGCCAAAACCGGACGCATTCTGGACGATGCTTCGCGCATCGAAAAAGCGGAAAAAGCCATGCGCTTCATCCTCACCGAATTACGGCAACCGGATGGTAAGTTGTTGCGCCGCTACCGGGATGGCGAAGGACGGTACGACGGTTATCTGTTCGACTACACCTCGATCGCCGTCGCCTGTCTCGACCTTTATGAGGCCACTTATAACGGCGACTACATCCGCCATGCCCGCGACCTGATGCAACAGGTGGAGGAAAAATTTGCCTCGGAAGGCGCGTATTACGAAACCGCGAGCGATGCAGAAAATCTGATCGTCCGGCAAATCTCCGGTTATGACGGGGTCGAGCCTTCCGGCAACAGCAACGCCGCACTGGCCTTTTTGAAATTATCCGCTTTATTGGCCGACCCAACGCTTGCCGCCAACGCCGAAAAAATATTCACGTCCTTTCATGAGGATGTCATGGAATACGGCTTGAACTCGGCTTTCATGATGCAGGCCTTGCACCTCTATTTGGGAGGGTTGAAAGAAGTCGCCATCGTCGGCCCCCGCAACCATCCGTCCACCGAGGAGATGCTGAAAGTTATTCGTGGCGGATTTTTTCCCAACGCGGTGTTCGCCTTTTCTTATGCAGATGATGTCGACAAAACGGCTGTAAATATTCCTCTGCTTGCAGGGCGCAAGCTGGTGGACGGCAAGGCCACAGCCTATGTCTGCCGACAGGGAACCTGTCTGGCTCCCGTCACATCGGTCACGGAATTGATCAAACTGTTAGCTTACGAATAG
- the aroA gene encoding 3-phosphoshikimate 1-carboxyvinyltransferase has product MDDSTIEIRPVGRISVTVEIPASKSYTNRALLIAALADGKSRLEHPLFSDDTHYMSQALIEFGIPVQKEENAFIISGTGGKIRSPKKEIFVGNAGTTMRFLTTFSTLAQGTVHLTGDKRMQQRPIGDLLSCLEQMKIRAVSVKGNLCPPLEIHGGNVPGGEIQLAGDKSSQYLTSILLSAPYFKNDTTIEILGDLTSKSYADITLDIMRSFGVHVENENYQRFHVTSGQCYRAQDYQVEADWSSASYFLAAAAVTGGEVTLTGLNPDSIQGDAGFLDVLQQMGCNVEKSTKNIRLKGNPLKAITINMNSMPDAVQTLAVTALFAEGETVINGIANLKIKETDRIQALETELSRLGASVTSGNDFLAIRPSEKYFGAEIETYEDHRMAMSFAVAGLKIPGVKIKNPKCVEKSFPDFFDRFATLK; this is encoded by the coding sequence ATGGACGATTCCACTATCGAAATCCGACCTGTAGGCCGAATTTCTGTCACCGTTGAAATTCCCGCATCCAAAAGTTACACCAACCGGGCTCTCTTGATCGCCGCTTTGGCAGATGGCAAAAGCCGGCTGGAGCACCCCCTGTTCAGCGACGACACGCATTATATGAGCCAGGCTCTGATTGAGTTCGGCATTCCGGTGCAAAAAGAAGAGAACGCTTTTATCATCTCCGGCACCGGCGGAAAAATCAGGTCTCCCAAGAAAGAAATTTTTGTCGGCAATGCCGGAACCACCATGCGCTTTCTGACGACTTTTTCCACTCTGGCCCAGGGAACTGTGCATCTGACGGGCGATAAGCGCATGCAACAACGGCCCATCGGTGATCTGCTTTCCTGTCTGGAGCAAATGAAGATTCGGGCGGTGTCGGTAAAAGGCAATCTATGTCCCCCCCTTGAAATCCACGGTGGCAATGTGCCGGGGGGAGAAATTCAACTGGCGGGGGACAAGAGCAGTCAATACCTGACCTCGATCCTGCTTTCCGCCCCTTATTTCAAGAATGACACCACCATCGAGATCCTCGGAGATCTCACGTCCAAATCTTACGCCGACATCACTCTCGACATCATGAGGTCCTTCGGCGTTCATGTAGAAAATGAGAACTACCAACGCTTTCATGTCACGTCCGGTCAGTGTTATCGGGCGCAGGATTATCAGGTCGAGGCCGACTGGTCGAGTGCCTCGTATTTCCTTGCGGCGGCGGCGGTTACGGGAGGCGAGGTCACCCTCACAGGGCTGAACCCGGACAGCATTCAGGGCGACGCCGGGTTCCTCGATGTCCTGCAACAAATGGGGTGTAATGTCGAGAAATCCACAAAAAATATCCGTTTAAAAGGAAACCCTTTAAAGGCAATCACCATCAATATGAACAGCATGCCGGATGCGGTGCAGACTCTGGCGGTGACCGCTCTGTTTGCCGAGGGGGAAACGGTCATCAACGGAATTGCCAATCTGAAAATCAAGGAAACCGACCGCATTCAGGCTCTGGAAACGGAACTTTCCCGGTTAGGCGCCTCGGTAACGAGCGGCAATGATTTTCTAGCCATCCGGCCCAGTGAAAAATATTTCGGAGCGGAGATCGAAACTTACGAAGATCACCGCATGGCCATGAGCTTTGCCGTTGCCGGTTTGAAAATTCCCGGCGTCAAAATCAAAAACCCAAAATGCGTGGAAAAATCATTCCCCGATTTTTTCGACCGCTTTGCAACCTTAAAATAA
- a CDS encoding DUF1326 domain-containing protein — MADQWMIRGSQFANCNCDFGCPCQFYSKTTHGFCEASNSVMIEEGYFNDISLDGLCFVLLVKWPGEVSEGNGRQQVIIDERANPEQREAIRKIAHGESTKPGSTHFFIFNSTMSEVHETLYAPIEMSIDVDARRAHTKIEGLVESKGSPLINRFNGEEMKKGIHLPRGFEYTYAEVGSGSSKVTSQIELDLNESHGHFNILHMNQDGVIHRQLTGT; from the coding sequence ATGGCCGATCAATGGATGATTCGTGGTTCTCAATTTGCGAACTGCAACTGCGACTTTGGATGCCCCTGCCAGTTTTATTCGAAAACGACCCATGGGTTTTGCGAGGCCAGCAACAGTGTGATGATTGAAGAAGGGTATTTTAATGATATTTCTTTGGACGGGCTGTGTTTTGTACTGCTGGTAAAATGGCCGGGCGAGGTCTCTGAAGGCAACGGACGCCAACAGGTAATTATTGACGAACGCGCTAACCCCGAACAACGCGAAGCCATTCGAAAAATTGCTCATGGCGAATCGACCAAACCTGGGTCCACGCATTTTTTTATTTTCAACAGCACCATGTCCGAAGTGCATGAAACGCTCTACGCGCCCATAGAAATGAGTATCGATGTCGATGCGCGTCGCGCCCATACAAAAATCGAAGGCCTGGTTGAATCAAAAGGATCGCCGTTAATAAACCGCTTTAATGGTGAGGAAATGAAAAAAGGAATTCACCTGCCCCGGGGTTTTGAATACACCTATGCGGAGGTCGGGTCTGGCAGTTCCAAAGTAACCTCTCAGATTGAACTGGACCTGAATGAAAGTCACGGCCATTTCAACATTCTGCATATGAATCAGGATGGTGTGATCCATCGCCAATTAACCGGCACATGA
- a CDS encoding DUF2182 domain-containing protein produces the protein MPPARQLPRRDFWAIVLSLGGVTLLAWLYLLSLNANMSLSMDGGMAAMQMQAWDLRYFLMMFLMWAIMMIGMMLPSVTPTVLIYASVARKAATQGTPVAPTGAFVSGYVAMWVIFSLFAVFAQWGLEKAVLLSPMMVSNSVGLGAGLLIAAGIYQWLPIKDKCLTQCRSPVDFICNHWRDGTTGAFRMGLSHGAYCLGCCWVLMGLLFVGGVMNLLWIAGITVFVLLEKILPLGGRGGRISGLLMILTGAALAFMGG, from the coding sequence ATGCCACCTGCCCGGCAATTGCCGCGACGTGATTTCTGGGCCATCGTCCTTTCCCTTGGCGGTGTCACCCTGCTCGCCTGGCTCTACTTGTTGTCCCTTAACGCAAACATGTCCCTATCTATGGATGGTGGCATGGCCGCCATGCAAATGCAGGCCTGGGACTTGCGTTATTTCCTGATGATGTTCCTGATGTGGGCCATCATGATGATCGGCATGATGTTGCCTTCCGTCACTCCCACGGTTTTGATCTATGCATCAGTAGCTCGGAAAGCAGCTACGCAGGGAACGCCCGTGGCTCCCACTGGCGCATTTGTATCAGGATATGTCGCCATGTGGGTTATCTTCAGCCTGTTTGCGGTCTTCGCGCAATGGGGGTTGGAGAAAGCCGTGCTGTTATCCCCCATGATGGTTTCCAATAGCGTGGGTTTAGGCGCCGGGCTCTTGATCGCCGCAGGTATTTATCAATGGCTTCCCATTAAAGATAAATGCCTCACCCAATGCCGTTCTCCCGTGGACTTTATTTGCAACCATTGGCGCGACGGAACCACAGGGGCCTTTCGAATGGGGCTTTCCCATGGCGCGTATTGTCTCGGCTGCTGTTGGGTGTTGATGGGCTTGCTGTTCGTTGGTGGCGTGATGAACCTTTTGTGGATTGCTGGCATAACAGTATTCGTTCTGCTGGAAAAAATTCTGCCTTTGGGCGGAAGGGGTGGGCGCATTTCGGGGCTTCTGATGATCCTCACTGGTGCTGCTCTCGCGTTTATGGGCGGGTGA
- a CDS encoding SUMF1/EgtB/PvdO family nonheme iron enzyme, with protein sequence MSIRLSSFFLNQIFIIALALHAGQAAFAAPSTDVSRSDDYSLMVRVEAGGFKRGSLFDETKEYLELCRKWDNACELWWFEDEFPQKQITLDSYWIDMYEVTNTQYLEFVKATGHRPALDDSCLTEKCREGNLWEGNSFPPSIRNQPVVQVSWYDADTYCRWRNKRLPSEAEWEKAARGSIGNIYPWGSASPKGRATFQRKWQGVFTMTDVGSYPQGASIYGVFDMAGNVWEWVDDWYHFKYYSLGRKKNPHGPATGEFKGVRGGAWVNYPNALRSAFRRWSRPEVRFNDTGFRCAKDAVDETEKN encoded by the coding sequence ATGTCCATTCGTCTCTCGTCTTTTTTTCTCAATCAGATATTTATTATTGCATTGGCGCTCCACGCCGGTCAGGCGGCTTTTGCTGCGCCATCGACCGATGTTTCCCGTTCGGATGATTATTCCCTTATGGTCAGAGTCGAGGCGGGGGGATTCAAGAGAGGTTCCCTGTTTGATGAGACCAAAGAGTACCTCGAATTGTGCCGGAAATGGGATAATGCCTGTGAACTGTGGTGGTTTGAGGATGAATTTCCGCAAAAGCAAATCACTCTGGACAGTTACTGGATCGATATGTATGAGGTGACCAATACTCAATATCTGGAGTTTGTCAAAGCCACGGGGCACCGGCCTGCTTTGGACGATTCCTGTCTGACGGAAAAGTGTCGGGAGGGTAATTTGTGGGAAGGAAATTCTTTTCCGCCGAGCATCCGCAACCAGCCGGTGGTGCAGGTCAGCTGGTACGATGCCGACACGTATTGCCGCTGGAGGAACAAACGCCTGCCATCGGAAGCGGAGTGGGAAAAAGCCGCCCGTGGATCCATAGGCAATATATACCCTTGGGGGTCAGCGTCTCCAAAAGGCCGAGCCACTTTTCAGAGAAAATGGCAGGGTGTGTTTACCATGACCGATGTGGGAAGCTATCCGCAAGGAGCCTCCATTTACGGGGTGTTTGATATGGCCGGCAATGTCTGGGAGTGGGTGGACGACTGGTACCATTTTAAATATTACAGTCTGGGTCGCAAAAAAAATCCGCATGGCCCAGCCACTGGAGAGTTTAAAGGGGTCCGGGGCGGGGCCTGGGTCAATTACCCCAACGCTTTGCGTAGTGCCTTTCGCCGATGGAGCCGACCTGAGGTCCGCTTCAATGATACAGGATTCCGATGCGCCAAGGATGCCGTAGATGAAACCGAAAAGAACTGA
- a CDS encoding FAD-dependent thymidylate synthase, producing MKPKRTDELTDREKEILAPYVSDVDAKVFALKNLNPEVIGAALARYSRAPTGLKETIAREFLNADGSPNEVKGSELIDRVVNKFGDDSVAELAVAPLCLEDVSNLMTKIIEDRRIGGSPIEESTRYVLYDQKKNGEWRYVRPQSILESGLGNKFVETMEFLFETYASLVEPMQELFRKRLTENKFQIEVERAGVIKKAGWDELENDGERKAHRIAYGFTIRSAACDVIRCILPACTQANMGLVGNGRFYSGLISKLLTQGLGEGHALAASIQEALNTQIPTFIKRAAKNTYQADNHRNMRRLCGLLFAGIPIEKSAEVVLLEDRPEEPSIHLLTSMIFPHVQHSTEQIRQIVKTFSEDQRKEIVATYFGERKSKRDRPGRALESGYPINFDIVAGFAEYRDLQRHRMLTQQRQDLGVLLGYSIPEEIIEIGREKIVQECFERSETLHGDLKRAGMEEEAQYVTLFNHFIRWNVGMNLRELGHLTELRTQKAGHPKYRRIVQVMAKQFLKRSPEMEPVLKFVDYNDYDQSIARADQEARTARKSLAAGVFDDMD from the coding sequence ATGAAACCGAAAAGAACTGACGAACTGACTGACCGCGAGAAAGAGATTCTCGCGCCTTACGTTTCCGATGTGGACGCCAAGGTCTTTGCGCTCAAAAACCTCAACCCTGAGGTGATCGGCGCCGCTCTGGCACGCTACAGCCGCGCTCCTACAGGATTAAAGGAAACCATTGCGCGCGAGTTTCTCAATGCCGACGGCTCTCCCAATGAAGTCAAAGGCAGTGAACTGATCGACCGGGTGGTGAATAAATTCGGCGATGATTCCGTTGCCGAGCTGGCAGTTGCGCCGCTCTGCCTGGAAGACGTTTCCAACCTGATGACCAAGATCATCGAAGACCGTCGTATCGGCGGTTCCCCCATTGAGGAATCGACGCGCTACGTTTTATACGATCAGAAAAAAAACGGCGAATGGCGTTATGTGCGCCCACAAAGCATCCTTGAATCCGGCCTTGGAAATAAATTCGTGGAGACGATGGAGTTTCTTTTTGAAACTTACGCCAGTCTTGTGGAACCCATGCAGGAACTTTTCCGTAAGCGTCTTACCGAGAATAAGTTTCAAATTGAAGTGGAGCGGGCGGGAGTCATAAAAAAAGCCGGTTGGGACGAACTGGAGAATGACGGTGAGCGCAAGGCGCACCGCATTGCCTACGGGTTCACCATCCGCAGCGCCGCCTGTGACGTGATCCGATGTATCCTTCCGGCTTGCACCCAGGCCAATATGGGCCTGGTCGGCAACGGCCGGTTTTATTCCGGCCTGATTTCCAAATTGCTCACCCAGGGGCTTGGGGAAGGTCACGCTCTGGCGGCGTCCATCCAGGAGGCGCTCAATACTCAGATTCCGACGTTTATTAAGCGGGCGGCCAAAAATACGTATCAGGCGGACAACCACCGCAACATGAGACGGCTTTGCGGCCTGTTGTTTGCAGGGATTCCGATCGAGAAAAGCGCGGAAGTGGTTTTACTGGAGGACCGCCCGGAAGAGCCATCAATCCATCTTCTTACCAGCATGATTTTCCCACACGTTCAGCACTCGACCGAACAGATACGCCAGATCGTAAAAACTTTTAGCGAGGACCAGCGCAAGGAAATTGTCGCCACTTATTTTGGGGAACGGAAATCGAAACGCGACCGGCCGGGCCGAGCTCTGGAGAGCGGGTATCCCATCAACTTCGATATCGTTGCAGGGTTTGCAGAATACCGTGACCTTCAGCGCCATCGAATGCTGACCCAGCAAAGGCAGGACCTTGGCGTTTTGCTGGGATATTCTATTCCAGAGGAAATCATAGAAATCGGCAGAGAGAAAATCGTTCAGGAATGTTTTGAGCGGAGCGAAACTCTGCACGGTGATCTCAAGCGCGCTGGCATGGAAGAGGAAGCCCAATATGTCACCCTGTTCAATCACTTCATCCGCTGGAATGTGGGAATGAACTTAAGAGAGCTGGGCCACCTCACGGAACTGCGTACCCAAAAAGCCGGGCACCCTAAATACCGGCGCATCGTTCAGGTGATGGCAAAACAGTTTTTAAAACGGTCGCCGGAAATGGAACCTGTGTTGAAGTTTGTGGATTATAACGATTACGACCAGAGCATCGCGCGGGCGGATCAGGAAGCGCGGACGGCCAGAAAAAGTCTGGCCGCAGGCGTGTTTGATGACATGGATTGA
- a CDS encoding Re/Si-specific NAD(P)(+) transhydrogenase subunit alpha, with protein sequence MKIGIPKEVHAGEKRVATTPEVAKELIKLGFEVAIESGAGSAAHYSDASFVEAGVTVIKNTKDLWSDSDIILKVRGPEANEVKLLKEGQIYISFLWPAQNPELLKKLADKKVTALAMDMIPRISRAQKMDALSSMANIAGYRAVVEAAQHFGRFFTGQITAAGKVPPAKVMVIGAGVAGLAAIGAAKSMGAIVRAFDTRPEVKEQIESMDAEFLELDFEEEGSGTGGYAKVMSKEFIAAEMALFAEQAKEVDIIITTALIPGKPAPELILEDMVASMKDGSVIVDLAAEQGGNCKLSEAGKVVNVHGVSIIGYTDLPSRMATTSSQLYGTNLRHLLTDMCKAKDGNVIIDFNDEVVRGATVVKEGEITFPPPAPKLSAAPAKPAEPAKPHEKPKEEKPSWVGPVVTFGIAALGLLGLGAVAPASFMAHFTVFVLACFVGYMIIWNVTAALHTPLMSVTNAISSIIVVGAILQISSGEKLLMGVAAFATMITAINIVGGFAVTRRMLNMFRK encoded by the coding sequence ATGAAGATTGGTATCCCTAAAGAAGTTCATGCTGGCGAAAAACGGGTGGCGACCACCCCCGAGGTCGCAAAAGAGCTTATCAAACTGGGTTTTGAAGTAGCCATTGAGTCGGGCGCTGGTTCCGCCGCTCATTATTCAGATGCTTCTTTTGTTGAAGCGGGCGTAACGGTTATAAAAAATACCAAGGATCTCTGGAGTGACAGCGACATCATTTTAAAAGTTCGTGGCCCCGAAGCAAACGAGGTGAAATTGCTTAAAGAGGGCCAAATTTATATTTCGTTCCTTTGGCCGGCGCAAAATCCCGAACTGCTCAAAAAATTAGCCGATAAAAAAGTGACTGCCCTGGCAATGGACATGATACCGCGTATTTCTCGTGCTCAAAAAATGGACGCGCTCAGCTCCATGGCGAATATTGCCGGATACCGGGCCGTTGTTGAGGCCGCTCAGCATTTTGGCAGGTTTTTTACCGGGCAGATCACGGCGGCGGGAAAAGTTCCTCCGGCAAAAGTCATGGTTATTGGTGCGGGGGTTGCGGGTTTGGCTGCCATCGGCGCCGCTAAAAGCATGGGCGCCATTGTACGGGCTTTCGATACCCGGCCAGAAGTGAAAGAACAGATCGAGAGCATGGACGCAGAGTTCCTGGAACTCGATTTTGAAGAAGAGGGTTCTGGCACTGGCGGATATGCGAAGGTGATGAGCAAAGAGTTTATCGCAGCAGAAATGGCCCTTTTCGCAGAGCAGGCCAAGGAAGTGGATATTATAATCACGACAGCGTTGATTCCCGGCAAACCGGCTCCGGAACTGATTCTGGAAGATATGGTGGCTTCCATGAAAGACGGTAGCGTGATCGTTGACTTAGCCGCTGAACAAGGGGGCAATTGCAAGCTATCTGAAGCAGGAAAAGTGGTCAATGTTCATGGGGTTTCCATTATCGGATACACCGATTTACCGAGTCGTATGGCGACCACATCGAGTCAGTTATATGGAACCAATTTACGCCACTTGCTGACAGACATGTGCAAGGCAAAAGACGGGAACGTAATAATAGATTTTAATGACGAAGTGGTCAGAGGAGCGACGGTTGTCAAGGAGGGTGAGATCACTTTCCCACCGCCTGCGCCAAAACTTTCAGCGGCGCCGGCCAAACCGGCTGAACCCGCTAAACCACATGAAAAACCCAAAGAAGAAAAACCATCATGGGTGGGACCGGTTGTCACTTTTGGGATTGCGGCCTTGGGCTTGTTAGGGTTGGGTGCCGTTGCGCCTGCATCTTTTATGGCCCACTTTACGGTATTTGTTCTGGCCTGCTTTGTCGGCTATATGATTATCTGGAATGTGACAGCGGCTTTGCACACTCCGTTAATGAGTGTGACCAACGCCATTAGCAGTATCATTGTTGTGGGTGCTATTTTGCAGATCAGTTCGGGAGAAAAACTTCTTATGGGGGTGGCGGCTTTCGCAACGATGATCACTGCAATTAATATCGTGGGCGGGTTTGCGGTAACGCGCCGCATGCTTAACATGTTTCGTAAATAG